One Candidatus Effluviviaceae Genus I sp. DNA segment encodes these proteins:
- a CDS encoding sugar transferase translates to MYRRLVKRPLDAVGSLVGLVLLSPLFLVVALLIKADSRGPVFFRQQRVGKGGSSFDFYKFRSMVQNAEEMKKRLLHLNEVDGPAFKISDDPRVTRLGRFLRRTSIDELPQLWNVLRGDMSFVGPRPPLPCEVEHYEAWQREKLKVLPGITCLWQISGRSHIGFTEWMRLDIEYIRKQSLGLDLKILARTLPAVMSRRGAY, encoded by the coding sequence ATGTACCGCAGACTCGTCAAGCGGCCGCTGGATGCTGTCGGGAGTCTCGTCGGTCTCGTGCTGCTCTCGCCGTTGTTCCTCGTCGTCGCCCTCCTGATCAAGGCCGACTCCCGCGGCCCGGTGTTCTTCCGGCAGCAGCGCGTGGGCAAGGGCGGATCTTCCTTCGACTTCTACAAGTTCAGGTCAATGGTGCAGAACGCCGAGGAGATGAAGAAGCGGCTGCTGCACCTGAACGAGGTGGACGGTCCAGCCTTCAAGATCTCGGACGACCCGAGAGTCACCCGTCTGGGGAGATTCCTGCGCCGCACCAGCATCGACGAGCTGCCTCAGTTGTGGAACGTCCTGCGCGGCGACATGAGCTTCGTGGGTCCGCGTCCGCCGCTGCCATGCGAGGTCGAGCACTACGAAGCATGGCAGAGGGAGAAGCTGAAGGTCCTTCCCGGCATCACGTGCCTCTGGCAGATCAGCGGGCGCAGCCACATCGGGTTCACTGAGTGGATGCGTCTGGACATCGAGTACATCAGGAAGCAGTCCCTCGGGCTTGACCTCAAGATCCTGGCCCGGACCCTTCCCGCTGTGATGTCGCGGAGAGGCGCCTACTGA